One stretch of Rana temporaria chromosome 10, aRanTem1.1, whole genome shotgun sequence DNA includes these proteins:
- the LOC120916323 gene encoding phospholipase A2 inhibitor 25 kDa subunit-like has protein sequence MKPLGLLLVICCLASTGFCISCKSCWHMLGSQCNGSSVPCSSDQVCVASYTLISTVTSETPQYTLSCGSRSQCNANGSLTFNYGKLRTRTSCCDTNDCIPPFPTLPPVSSQKNKLTCRACFSDTSDYCYTGDTIECTGDEMKCGRMARRLSGTVTKNDALRGCATKSYCEIFGSQTSTIQGLNVDSKMFCSDGAPALHVGLLGSIVAILLTKLLF, from the exons ATGAAGCCTCTGGGACTCCTGCTCGTGATTTGCTGCCTCGCTTCTACAG GTTTCTGCATCTCATGCAAAAGTTGCTGGCACATGCTGGGCTCCCAGTGCAATGGATCATCCGTGCCCTGCTCATCAGATCAAGTTTGTGTCGCTTCCTACACTCTTATATCAACAG TGACATCAGAGACCCCACAATATACTTTAAGCTGTGGATCGCGCTCGCAGTGCAATGCGAACGGAAGCCTGACCTTCAACTACGGAAAATTGAGGACGAGGACTTCATGTTGTGATACCAATGACTGCATTCCTCCCTTCCCTACCT tgCCACCAGTGAGCTCACAGAAGAACAAATTGACATGTCGGGCCTGTTTCTCAGACACCTCTGATTACTGCTACACCGGTGATACAATTGAGTGCACCGGAGATGAGATGAAATGTGGCCGTATGGCCAGAAGACTGTCAG GAACAGTGACAAAAAACGATGCCCTTCGTGGCTGTGCCACCAAAAGCTATTGTGAAATATTTGGAAGCCAGACCTCCACTATCCAAGGGTTAAACGTTGATTCGAAGATGTTCTGCAGTGACGGGGCACCCGCCCTCCATGTTGGGCTCTTGGGTTCTATAGTTGCCATCTTGCTGACAAAGTTACTTTTTTAG
- the LOC120916324 gene encoding phospholipase A2 inhibitor 25 kDa subunit-like, producing MKPLGLLLVICCLTSTGFCISCKSCWHMLDSQCDGSSVPCSSDQVCVASYTLISTVTSETPLYTLSCGSHSQCHFSGSMSTNHGTVRTRNSCCDTDDCIPPFPTLQPVCPMKNKLTCRACFSDTSDYCYTSDTIECTGNERKCGRMARRLSGAVTKNDALRGCATRSYCEKVGNQMSTIQGLNIDSKMFCSDGAPALHVGLLGSIVAILLTKLLF from the exons ATGAAGCCTCTGGGACTCCTGCTCGTGATTTGCTGCCTCACTTCTACAG GTTTCTGCATCTCATGCAAAAGTTGCTGGCACATGCTGGACTCCCAGTGCGATGGATCATCCGTGCCCTGCTCATCAGATCAAGTTTGTGTCGCTTCCTACACTCTTATATCAACAG TGACATCAGAGACCCCACTATATACTTTAAGCTGTGGATCGCACTCGCAGTGCCATTTCAGTGGAAGCATGAGCACAAACCACGGAACAGTGAGGACGAGAAATTCATGTTGTGATACCGATGACTGCATTCCTCCCTTTCCTACCT tgCAACCAGTGTGCCCAATGAAGAACAAATTGACATGTCGGGCCTGTTTCTCAGACACCTCTGATTACTGCTACACCAGTGATACAATTGAGTGCaccggaaatgagaggaaatgtgGCCGTATGGCCAGAAGACTGTCAG GAGCAGTGACAAAAAATGATGCCCTTCGTGGCTGTGCCACCAGAAGCTATTGTGAAAAAGTTGGAAACCAGATGTCCACTATCCAAGGGTTAAACATTGATTCGAAGATGTTCTGCAGTGACGGGGCGCCCGCCCTCCATGTTGGGCTCTTGGGTTCTATAGTTGCTATCTTGCTGACAAAGTTACTTTTTTAG